Proteins encoded together in one Musa acuminata AAA Group cultivar baxijiao chromosome BXJ3-6, Cavendish_Baxijiao_AAA, whole genome shotgun sequence window:
- the LOC135640810 gene encoding protein-tyrosine-phosphatase MKP1-like, producing MGGEEDSAAGLLPGGRRTFWRSASWSASRTSALDHPRDCASEEKSASNGQFKHRMVPPLTPRSQTQKARSCLPPLQPLAISRRSLGEWPKAGSDDIGEWPHPPTPGAKPDALKLGDSLKLDLSSLRSQGKRDQIAFFDKECSKVADHIYLGGDYVARNREILRQHGITHVLNCVGFVCPEYFKSDLVYKTLWLQDSPTEDITSILYDVFDYFEDVRQQGGRVFVHCCQGVSRSTSLVIAYLMWREGQSFDDAFQFVKAARGIANPNMGFACQLLQCQKRVHAIPLSPNSVLRMYRMAPHSPYDSLHLVPKMLNDPSPAALDSRGAFIIHVLSSIYVWIGKICESIMEKDAKAAAFQVVRYERVQGPIVMIEEGKEPLDFWEKFLSAIPSDDGTKIKKVQIESATKTGIGKRRVESYDVDFELFYKALTGGIVPPFSSSGHEYEMHLPTRESNWSVLRRKFIPGNISRVFLDTASSKDMDTHSDRMRSLNAETLISPPYSSPSSHSSDSSTCSKSSLDSPSVSPSACSTPLVLSPESHDMPDTLLSSTGPSPQILSTIKSSKPSFRAICSSKHLAQSIAERRGGFSPLKLPTLCKGPSLISKKVLNTSSACDSTQEVIDKSNISETAGNDAIGCTSSVRLESDVKCLGESTISSSENYADNKGNHRQQDDQFLQGSTRLVDIRSENSSPKLPLVYRWPSMEKLATFSTEGLDSKAVFLFLIPSTRSGDTGSSVHLWIGSEFEQANGQTQLRSSRDNLIVSIDWHQVGRDFLSSVGLPKDLPIKVVKEEETVRLLELLNST from the exons ATGGGAGGTGAAGAGGATTCCGCCGCCGGGCTGCTCCCCGGTGGCCGGAGAACTTTCTGGAGATCGGCGTCGTGGTCTGCTTCCCGGACCTCCGCCCTGGACCACCCCAGGGATTGTGCCTCCGAGGAGAAGAGCGCGAGCAATGGACAGTTCAAGCACCGCATGGTACCTCCTCTTACCCCTAGATCCCAGACCCAGAAGGCTAGGTCTTGCCTCCCGCCTCTCCAGCCGCTCGCGATCTCCCGCCGGAGCTTGGGTGAGTGGCCGAAGGCGGGCTCTGACGACATCGGAGAGTGGCCACACCCCCCGACCCCAGGTGCAAAGCCTGACGCCCTAAAGCTGGGTGATAGCTTAAAGCTGGATCTTTCCTCACTGAGATCCCAAGGAAAGAGGGATCAGATCGCCTTCTTTGACAAGGAGTGTTCCAAGGTTGCAGATCATATATACCTTGGTGGAGATTACGTGGCTAGGAACCGTGAAATCCTCCGGCAGCATGGGATCACCCATGTCCTAAATTGTGTTGGCTTCGTCTGCCCGGAGTATTTCAAGTCGGATCTTGTTTACAAGACCCTTTGGTTGCAAGATAGCCCGACAGAGGATATCACGAGCATCTTGTATGATGTGTTTGATTACTTTGAGGATGTTCGACAGCAGGGGGGGAGAGTGTTTGTCCACTGCTGCCAGGGCGTTTCGCGGTCCACCTCGCTGGTTATAGCTTACCTGATGTGGAGGGAAGGGCAGAGCTTTGATGATGCCTTTCAGTTTGTAAAGGCAGCAAGAGGGATTGCCAACCCGAACATGGGTTTTGCTTGTCAGCTGCTGCAGTGCCAGAAGAGGGTGCATGCTATCCCACTGAGCCCCAATTCAGTGCTGAGGATGTACCGAATGGCACCTCACTCACCGTATGATTCTTTGCACCTTGTCCCGAAGATGTTAAATGATCCTTCTCCAGCTGCACTAGATTCGAGGGGCGCATTCATAATTCATGTCCTCTCATCAATTTATGTGTGGATTGGTAAGATTTGTGAGTCCATTATGGAGAAGGATGCAAAAGCTGCAGCGTTTCAGGTGGTAAGGTATGAACGAGTACAGGGGCCAATCGTGATGATTGAAGAAGGGAAGGAGCCCTTGGACTTTTGGGAGAAGTTCTTGAGTGCTATACCTTCAGATGATGGAACAAAGATTAAGAAGGTACAAATTGAGTCAGCGACCAAGACTGGCATAGGGAAAAGGAGAGTTGAGTCCTATGATGTAGATTTTGAGCTTTTCTACAAGGCTCTTACTGGAGGTATCGTGCCACCATTTTCCTCTTCAGGACATGAGTATGAGATGCACCTTCCGACAAGAGAAAGCAACTGGAGTGTGTTAAGGCGGAAGTTTATACCTGGAAACATTAGTCGAGTTTTTTTAGATACTGCATCATCGAAAGATATGGATACCCACTCTGATAGGATGCGGTCACTGAATGCAGAGACATTGATTTCCCCTCCATATTCATCTCCCAGCTCTCACTCCTCTGATTCAAGCACTTGCTCAAAGTCTAGTTTAGACTCACCTTCAGTTTCTCCTTCCGCATGCTCTACTCCTCTTGTGCTGTCACCTGAATCACATGACATGCCTGACACTTTGCTGTCATCAACTGGGCCTTCCCCACAAATTCTGAGcaccatcaaatcatcaaaaccaTCTTTCAGAGCAATATGTTCCTCTAAACATCTAGCACAGTCTATTGCTGAAAGAAGGGGAGGCTTTTCACCCTTGAAACTGCCAACACTCTGCAAAGGTCCTTCACTAATATCCAAGAAGGTGTTAAATACATCTTCTGCTTGTGATAGTACACAAGAAGTCATAGATAAAAGTAATATTAGTGAAACCGCAGGCAATGATGCTATAGGCTGTACAAGTAGTGTAAGACTAGAGTCAGATGTCAAATGCTTAGGTGAATCTACAATTAGTAGTTCCGAAAACTATGCAGACAATAAGGGAAATCATCGGCAACAAGATGATCAATTTTTACAAGGCTCAACTAGACTTGTTGATATTAGATCAGAGAACTCAAGTCCAAAACTGCCACTAGTGTACCGCTGGCCTAGTATGGAAAAGCTAGCAACATTTTCTACAGAGGGTCTCGATTCAAAAGCAGTGTTTCTTTTTTTGATTCCTAGTACCAGAAGTGGAGACACAGGTAGTAGTGTTCATTTGTGGATAGGGAGTGAATTTGAACAGGCAAATGGGCAAACTCAACTAAGAAGCAGTAGGGACAATCTTATTGTTTCAATTGATTGGCACCAAGTTGGACGTGATTTTCTTAGTTCAGTTGGTCTGCCAAAGGATCTCCCAATTAAG GTTGTGAAAGAAGAAGAGACAGTGAGGCTGTTGGAACTTCTGAACTCTACTTAA
- the LOC135640350 gene encoding uncharacterized protein LOC135640350 isoform X2: protein MAASKLFFLKSALRSRISPQNHPLIRMVQLRRLCTEGEKPQDASEDPFLRSSEEGTGRNALKTDVIHFFEGCNLSTTDIKVEYNKAYNPLGMLLQFSSRSSFDMAVRQTVRKGRLYKLEKVDRSHWDFTTSYDGKAVLLQGIPRNALQEDIERFLSGCNFDPSRFQTFVRQGFPDPIRVSLVHFPTRIDAMNAICWKNRSFCLNNPITMRVLQ, encoded by the exons ATGGCGGCTTCGAAGCTGTTCTTCCTCAAGAGCGCCCTGAGATCGAGGATTTCGCCTCAGAACCATCCCCTCATTCGAATGGTTCAGCTGAGACGCCTTTGCACCGAGGGCGAAAAGCCGCAGGATGCTTCGGAGGATCCATTCCTTCGGTCTTCCGAGGAAG GCACCGGGAGAAATGCACTGAAGACTGATGTTATCCATTTCTTTGAGGGATGTAATTTGTCAACTACTGATATAAAAGTTGAGTACAACAAGGCATATAATCCACTCGGCAT GTTGTTGCAGTTCTCTTCCCGATCTTCATTTGACATGGCAGTGAGGCAAACTGTTAGAAAAGGCCGCCTGTACAAGTTAGAGAAA GTGGATCGCTCCCATTGGGACTTTACAACCTCATATGATGGGAAAGCA GTTCTGCTGCAAGGTATTCCTCGTAATGCCCTTCAAGAAGACATAGAGCGCTTTTTGAGTGGTTGCAACTTTGATCCTTCGAGATTTCAGACCTTTGTCAG GCAAGGTTTCCCAGATCCTATAAGGGTTTCACTTGTCCACTTCCCTACGCGAATTGATGCAATGAACGCCATCTGTTGGAAAAACAGGAGTTTCTGTCTCAACAATCCTATCACGATGCGAGTTCTCCAATAG
- the LOC135640350 gene encoding uncharacterized protein LOC135640350 isoform X1: MAASKLFFLKSALRSRISPQNHPLIRMVQLRRLCTEGEKPQDASEDPFLRSSEEGLVFGKLTGTGRNALKTDVIHFFEGCNLSTTDIKVEYNKAYNPLGMLLQFSSRSSFDMAVRQTVRKGRLYKLEKVDRSHWDFTTSYDGKAVLLQGIPRNALQEDIERFLSGCNFDPSRFQTFVRQGFPDPIRVSLVHFPTRIDAMNAICWKNRSFCLNNPITMRVLQ, encoded by the exons ATGGCGGCTTCGAAGCTGTTCTTCCTCAAGAGCGCCCTGAGATCGAGGATTTCGCCTCAGAACCATCCCCTCATTCGAATGGTTCAGCTGAGACGCCTTTGCACCGAGGGCGAAAAGCCGCAGGATGCTTCGGAGGATCCATTCCTTCGGTCTTCCGAGGAAG GTTTGGTCTTTGGTAAATTGACAGGCACCGGGAGAAATGCACTGAAGACTGATGTTATCCATTTCTTTGAGGGATGTAATTTGTCAACTACTGATATAAAAGTTGAGTACAACAAGGCATATAATCCACTCGGCAT GTTGTTGCAGTTCTCTTCCCGATCTTCATTTGACATGGCAGTGAGGCAAACTGTTAGAAAAGGCCGCCTGTACAAGTTAGAGAAA GTGGATCGCTCCCATTGGGACTTTACAACCTCATATGATGGGAAAGCA GTTCTGCTGCAAGGTATTCCTCGTAATGCCCTTCAAGAAGACATAGAGCGCTTTTTGAGTGGTTGCAACTTTGATCCTTCGAGATTTCAGACCTTTGTCAG GCAAGGTTTCCCAGATCCTATAAGGGTTTCACTTGTCCACTTCCCTACGCGAATTGATGCAATGAACGCCATCTGTTGGAAAAACAGGAGTTTCTGTCTCAACAATCCTATCACGATGCGAGTTCTCCAATAG
- the LOC135640642 gene encoding probable protein phosphatase 2C 38 has product MVRSSSLLKIVSPCWKWARFSHDSAARAEGLLWYKDLGSHAVGEFSMAVVQANNLLEDRSQIESGPLGWNKAAAADGPHGTFVGVYDGHGGPEASRFITEHLFPNLKKFASEQPDMSADVIRKAFSATEEDFISLVRKQWLIKPQVASVGSCCLVGVISSGMLFVANVGDSRVVLGRFEEGIGEVTAVQMCTEHNASFESVRNELRSLHPDDPNIVVLKNKVWRVKGLIQVSRSIGDAYLKNAEFNREPLLSRFRLPEPIEKPILSAEPSIVTHKLCPEDQFLIFASDGLWEHLTNEEAVDMIHNTPRSGIARRLVKAAIQEAARKREMRYSDLEKMDRGTRRHFHDDITVIVLFLDSALINKNLCHSPILSLKGAGVPT; this is encoded by the exons ATGGTCCGATCATCGTCGCTGTTGAAGATCGTGAGCCCTTGCTGGAAGTGGGCGAGATTTAGTCATGACTCCGCCGCCCGAGCCGAAGGCCTCCTCTGGTACAAGGACCTCGGCAGCCACGCAGTGGGGGAGTTCTCCATGGCGGTGGTCCAGGCGAATAACCTCCTGGAGGACCGGAGCCAGATTGAGTCTGGGCCGCTGGGCTGGAACAAGGCGGCGGCCGCGGATGGCCCCCACGGCACGTTCGTAGGGGTCTACGACGGCCATGGCGGCCCGGAGGCGTCGCGGTTCATCACGGAGCATCTGTTCCCTAACCTCAAAA AATTTGCATCAGAACAACCGGACATGTCAGCAGATGTAATAAGGAAAGCATTTTCAGCCACCGAAGAGGACTTCATCTCTCTTGTGAGAAAGCAGTGGCTCATCAAGCCGCAGGTTGCCTCTGTTGGTTCCTGTTGTTTGGTCGGTGTCATATCTAGTGGGATGCTTTTTGTGGCAAATGTTGGAGATTCTCGAGTAGTGCTAGGGAGATTTGAGGAAGGTATTGGAGAGGTTACAGCAGTACAAATGTGCACCGAGCACAATGCAAGCTTTGAATCCGTGAGGAATGAGCTGCGGTCGTTGCATCCTGATGATCCAAATATTGTGGTTTTGAAGAACAAGGTTTGGCGTGTCAAAGGCCTTATACAG GTTTCAAGGTCTATTGGAGATGCTTATCTGAAAAATGCAGAGTTCAACCGTGAACCTCTATTGTCAAGGTTTCGGCTGCCTGAACCCATCGAAAAACCAATCCTTAGTGCTGAGCCATCAATAGTGACACATAAACTCTGTCCTGAAGATCAATTTTTGATATTCGCATCAGATGGTTTATGGGAGCATTTGACGAATGAAGAGGCTGTGGATATGATCCATAACACACCTCGTAGT GGAATAGCAAGGAGGCTTGTCAAAGCTGCAATTCAAGAAGCGGCAAGGAAAAGAGAGATGAGGTACTCTGACCTGGAAAAGATGGATCGTGGCACCAGGAGACATTTCCATGACGACATTACTGTCATTGTTCTATTTCTAGACTCTGCCCTGATAAATAAGAACTTGTGCCATAGTCCAATACTTTCTCTTAAAGGAGCTGGTGTTCCTACCTAA